The following DNA comes from Labrus mixtus chromosome 8, fLabMix1.1, whole genome shotgun sequence.
ttaacatctttccttaacctcatgacctTTTCCCCGGGGATAAggtgaagtggatagtgaaaggagataggagggacaatttgAACGCACCCCCGGTTCCCATTTTCCAACAAGTCACATGACATCACGTCACTGTCAGCCACCGGTGAGTGAGCGAGTAGTGTGAgacatgttttttaattctgCAGAGTGAGTGCACGATGTAGTTCTCTACTTATAACTCACTAAATAGTGAGGAGGGAATGAGGGAGTGATTTCGTCCTCGGTCCTAGAGTCTCGTTTTCTTTCAAGCTGCtcactgtgtttattttctaaacctTAAAGACGTGATTTGCCAGATCATTTGGCTCAGATCAGCATGAAGAGTCTCTTTCAGCTCCCAAACGGCTCTTCATTTTACCACTTATACCTTTTATAATTCAGACAAATTCAGCCCTGTTTTGACTTGACATGCACAAAGAggtgaataactttactatagctaaCGGAAGCTCACCACACATTAGTTAACTAGTCTCCTCTTTCCTAGAACTATGTGAGGGCTCGCTCCCTACCAGCCGCTAGTCTCCTCTTTCCTAGAACTATGTGAGGGCTCGCTCCCTACCAGCCGCTAGTCTCCTCTTTCCTAGAACTACGTGAGGGCTCGCTCCCTACCAGCCGCTAGTCTCCTCTTTCCTAAAACTACGTGAGGGCTCGCTCCCTACCAGCCGCTAGTCTCCTCTTTCCTAGAACTACGTGAGGGCTCGCTCCCTACCAGCCGCTAGTCTCCTCTTTCCTAGAACTACGTGAGGGCTCGCTCCCTACCAGCCGCTAGTCTCCTCTTTCCTAGAACTACGTGAGGGCTCGCTCCCTACCAGCCGCTAGTCTCCTCTTTCCTAGAACTACGTGAGGGCTCGCTCGCTACCAGCTGCTAGTCTCCTCTTTCCTAGTAGCTGGAGCTATGTAAAATTACTCCGCTAACACCCTGTTGAGAGGAGAAGACTTATATAACCACATAGCTCTAGGATTATATGTctaacattcatttctagaataattagattcaaaTATAATCCTTGATTCAGGACTCTAGATTAGCCCCCGGAGGCTCTCACCCCCGGAGAGGGATTAACTGCAACTCTCCTCACTCGGATGCTAGGTGTGTATGAGGTGTGTAGTAAAAGTCAGTAGAAGTGTGCCGTGGTGTGACTGCTCATGCTTACCTCCCGAGGTTCACGCGGCGTCCTTAAGAGAGGCTCAGGTCTTTGTGGTGTGAATGACTTCAGTCAGAAAAATGGTTTCATACAGTTTCTGAAAATTTATtgaaaaaacttcaaaagattttcaaaatacaaaacagtaaaagtaaaaatataaaaaagtaaaatacaaaatcaaaagtttaaaatccgAGCGTGCAGACACTTGAGGTTTCAAAAGATCTCGGTCTCAGAGACTAAGTCCCAAAACGGGGAtttaaaagtcagagtgacgtggAGTCCtttagaaaaagtgaaaaagagcCTCGATCAGCTTTTCCAGCGTTTTTATAGCCAAATTGTAAAGAATCTGTAAAACCTCAACAATGCAGATTCACAGAAGCGTGATACATCCACAGGTGATAccaagttcatatgtggttttagCTCAAAGTATGGCACACTTATCCTGACCTCACAGATGCATAGGCACCGCGGATGTATTCATGATTGACAGGATATGTAAAAGCAAAGAAAGTAGTTATGACTATATGACatatgaattaaatgataataaaagaaaaaaacacatatggtaaaaacaaattcaacaattgcataactctttctgatctttcaacagTACACATTTATCACTTAAATACATCCTTTGGCCTTAAGTATTCAAAagtaaaaattacattttctaataTCAGTAAATTGCTGTAGCCAGTAGTTTTCATTGCATTTACAGACCCTTGTAAGTCTCTGAAACCACCCAATGAATGCAGATAGAAACACCTCTAAAAACTGAAGACGGCGGAGTTCCTCACCCTAATACTTTTAAAAGTACTGGAAAAAGAAGTAAATTAAGTACAAGACTAAAGTAAAAGTGTGTTAATGCCCACCACTGACATCTGGACTAATAAAACCAAAATGATCTGTAtagattaataaaaataaatatatttcaatgaGATCATCATATCATTCTGCCTTGTATTACTTTACAAAACAATCTAGATCATCTAGAATTCAATTCtcattttaattaacaacaaatgtaacatttatgtatttctaTAAAACCTTTTTTCCCTGAGACCTTTTCACTAATTATGTATgcatctttattggtttattttatatatttatatatattcacTTTCTTTCAGTTGTACTGTAATGTTTGTACTGAATGTTATTTGATGATTGAATCTCTCTTTAACCTGGTTTACATGTGatactgttttgtttgattACATATGTACATTATGTCCACTTGAATGGAAAGATTCCTCTTGGTCTGCGTTCTTGGGTTGAGGTCGTTCTTCTTTGGTTGCTATTGTTGTCTGTTTGACCAAGATTAAAACCATAGCTGGTATCTAGATGTGGGGGGCCTCTCCTCTGCCTACTTTGGCTATGATCTCTGCTTGTTCTCTTATTTTCATCAGGGACTGAACTCGTTTGTGCCAGCCTGGTTTGGCCTCAGATTTCTCTCCTTCAATGAGCATGTCAATGTACTCTGGATAGGAGAGAGGATCTGGCCTCAGTGCGATCTCTTTAAGTCTGTTTAGACACTTTGCAGATCCCGAAATTAGTTCCTTCACCTCAGCCTGCGCATTATCATGTTTAGCCTTCAGTTTTCCAATCCATGCCTCACCAAGTGAGTTATACtccttcagtttttcttctgtcttttttatgtCCTGGAGCTTGGCTAACCCAACTTTAACCCGCTCCTGCAACTTTTCAAGCTGATATCTTTCTCCGAGGACCTCCTTTGTCAGTGTCAAGCTTTTGGATTTCATGACATTTAAAGCATCAAAGAACCTCttcatgctctctgtccccatgTTCCAAAACACCTCATTGAAGCTTCTCACCCCTCCCCTCATGCCTTTTGCAGATGACTTGTTTTCCACAAACAAAGCTGAATTATTGAATTTGAAGTCAATCGGCAGGCCGTCTTCTGTTTTAGGACACGGGACGTCTGCAGCCTTGATCGCCTCCAGGACAGGTGGGCACTGGTCATCAGCAAACGTCACCAGAACCTTGATGTTGTCTGCGATGTCTTTGCCAAAGATTGAGAGCCCAGAATCAAACACATATTTCTGTGATGCTGTGAGTCGAGCTAAAGAGGCCTgagcaacaaaacacacagcatcAATTTCACTAACACCACgctgagaagagaagagattcCTCAGCTGGTCTGtgatctctctgtctctctctatgccTCTTGTATCTCCAAAGCCTGGAGTGTCAATGACGGTCACTGAGTAATCTATTTTAAAGCCTTCCTGGTGGTTGATTTTGTACACAGTGACTTCAGAAGTCTGACTTTCACCTTGGGATCTGGACTCATCCTCTTCAATTAATTTACATCTGAAATCATCCTCCCAGTTCACTCCAACAATGTAGTTGATCATTTCATTGATCAGAGTGGACTTTCCTGATCCGGTCGCTCCCACAAGCATTATTGTATGGTTTTGTGTCGTGCTTTCTTTGCCAAAGTTAAACCTCCGACATCCATCTATGttcatctcttctttttccAGAGGCAGTTTGTAAACTGAGGGTGAGGCATAGTTTAtccttttgcttttctttttgagtttttCTGCAACAGGATTGGTCTTTGTTGTGCAGACTTTCACAGTGATGCTCTCCTTGCTTCTGCCAGCTGCACCACAGTCACATCTGACCCTGACAACATATTCTGTCTCTGACTGAAGCTCTGAAATGATCGTCTCATCAGCTCCTGTTATCATTTGTTTCCACTGGAGACCCTTTGTTTCGGCGTACTCCACGATGTAGCTCAAAATGTGGACGTCTTGTCCAAGTGTAGCAGGTTTCTCCCAGCTCACTGATATCTCACTTGAGTTTGGTATAACTTCAGGTTTTCCAGGAGGGCTGCAGGTTAAGGTTTTAATGGAACCACTGACATGATTGGCTGGTCCAACACCTACAGAGGTCACTGCTCTGCACCTGATCTTATACTCTGTGTTTGGACTCAGATCACCCACTGTGACATCTTCAGGTTTTGATGCTGTCTGTTGTTTCCATCCTTCCTCTCCACTGACACAGTACTCAACAGAGTAGGAGGTGATGCTCTCTGAGCCAAACTTTGGTGGATCAATCTTCAGTGTCACACTGTTGTGGTTTACGTCTCTTACTGTGACTGTTTCAGGCTTTGAAGGCGGCTCAAAGTTCTCAGTGACAAGAcggttttttttatgaaggtaGATGCTCAAACCTTTCTGTGTCTCATTTGTTATTCCAACTGACAAGAACTTAACGTTCTTGTTCTCCTGGTTGGCTTCTGCAAAGTCATTGAAGAGCTTTGCTTTTTTCCACATGGATTCTGCTACTTCTGTTGAAGCATACCATTGTTCCTTCTCTACATCCTGAGTATGTGGATCTTGAGGGTTGTCTGGTTCTGGTGTTTGGCTTAAGTAGTTTGACAAAGCTGAGAGGTACGGTTCATTGATTCCCAGTgaggtgaaaacaaaacacacagcatgtTCTGTTCTTAGACTTTCTTTGTAAAGGTCATTCTGAGATGGTACAACCTTGGTGTTCTTCATCTCGTCTGTTAAAGACAATAATGTgtcgatctctctctctttacaatTCATCCACTCATTCAGGTTTTCACTGTTGAATGGAGAAGGGTGTATTTTCCTCAGGACATCTGCGAGCAcagcctcctcttctcctcctccccggATTGATGGAAGTCTCTTTGCCAATGTTTGTCGGAATTCCAGTTTGAACTCTGAGCACATACTTTGAaaagttttcatctttttgctGATCTGTGGGAACTGCTGTGCTGTGGTGGTTCTCAGTGCCTCGTTACACCTCATTTCCAGCTCATTGAGGTCCTCCTGGACATTCTGTGAGTCTTGTACTAAACTTTCACTTATCTGACGTACAAGTTTAGCAGCAGAAGAATCTAAAGTTGTCAGAGGCAGCAGCCAGACCTTCATTGGTACTGCGTTTTCTCCATTGGCTCCCAGCAGTTCAGGCAGACTTTGGTAGACTTCCACTGCTTCCTGAAAGGATGTTGGCATTTTCTGAAGGCAAAAGTCTCCAAAGAAACTGCAGGAGAGCTTCTCAACactagctttttcattttcctccatTTTCAGTGAACCATCACCCTCTATAGGAAGGCAAGGTATTTTCTTGATTGCTAACTTCAAGTTTCCCTCAATGTCTTGTTGATCTTCTTTTTGAGAAACCTCACGGTCAAAAACGAAGAAGGCTTGTGCCCCATAAAGAATCGCTGTGACTACGTGTGTTGCTATTCCTTTGTCAAAAACATAAGAATGTTTCACATTTCCTCTTCCAAGATGATTCATCGACAGTTCCCGGACCTTTGTAGTTGCTTTGTACTTCAGTGTTACTCTGGCTTGGTTTTTGGAAGTCTTACTGTCATTCAGGTATTTCGCTGATCCACCAACCTCTACAAGTCCACCCAGGAGACTTGCCTTCAGTGATGCTTTAACATCGAGTGCAGAGGATTTATCCTCAATTGAGTCAGAGGCAACTATCTCAAATTCATTATAGTTTTGTGGTCGTTCTCGAACATCCTTCTTCAGGTCATCACAGTCCCACAGGGTAATTcctgaaaaagaagaagcacaaaTCAAGTTCAGTTTTCAGAAACtgcaataaaggattatcttttAGAGCCTCAAAAATGGGAATGGTATTTGATGAAGTGATTCAATGATTTGAGAGAAGATTATAGAACTTAAATTTCAGTACTACAGTACCAGGCACGAGTAAGTCTCTGCGGCAGTCGTACAACATCCCGAGGCTGAAAGGCCGGCCGAGAGCCACCACCTCCATCGTCTCACCGGCTTCAGAATCCATTGATTGGTCTAAACTGGACAAAATGGACAACAGCTTGTGTGATTGCTTGGCATATCATTTAAAACTTTAAGTGTTCCATATTATCTTGCAAACcaaatggaaaaaacaaaacaatcagaaTCTAGTtattttggggcgctggtggtgcagtggttagtgtgcgcacgccctctctctccccctgatttccgactctatccactgtcctatctctccattaaaggcacaaaaaagcccaaaaataaatataaaaaaaaaaaagaatctagTTATTTCATAATTTGTCTGCattaaaaaatgacagcagGAGATAGTTGTGTTTTCAAGTCACCACAGCACAGATCTCATGGGACCTTTTAAAGTGAAAATCTATTTTATGACTTCCAAGAACATTCAGCAATCATGCCAgataataatttaatatttgGATTAGAGCCCGACAGATTAATCAACCAGctgataatatcagccgatatcagcatatccagtgactatagGTATCGActaattttatctcagatatgtGCAGATATTCCTCGATTTAttcagtcaaatagcattttattgtatttcagagtttcattgtattacactagcagctctctgtcaccagcagagggcgctatattgATTACAAggagcatcatcactctccagagtgtcgagcggtgacgcacgtacatgctcagttactttccagctgagtgatcatcttttcttcattataaatcttttcaacacgtgtttgataactgcatctgAGTTATgaacacaataaatgtttataGTTATCACTACAGACTGAACATAGATCCGAGTTGGATCACAAGAAAATCTATTTTATGACTTCAAAGAACATTCAGCAATCATGCCAGGTAATAATTTAATATTTCCTAAGGAGAGCCCAACCTATTAATCAGCCAACCAAAAAATATGGGCCGATATTatcatatccagtgactatcggtatcggctaattttatctcagatatgtGCTGATATTACTCAATTTAttcagtcaaatagcatttcatttgagtttcattgtataacactagcagttttctttcaccagcagagggcgctataatGATTACAACAAttatcatcactctgcagagtgtcggGCGGTGacgcacgtacatgctcagttactttccagtcgagtgatcatcttttcttcattataaatcttttcaacAAGTGTTTTATAACTGCATCTGAGGTATgaacacaataaatgtttatatttatcacTACAGACTGAACATAGATCTGAGTTATATATCGTTGTTGGGCAACGCAGTCTTAAGACaggcaaacaatggacttgggccttcctctgtgagaagcctcatttgagttattcactgagatcacaaagagaccTAAAGGACTCTtactcccagaatcccctgcaatACTTCACACCTGCGTGTGAAGAAAGGGGGAACTGGAACCTCTCTCttctcattggaggggacctgtGGTAGACCCCCCAGGaagcaggccaggctacaaaactccaagacttccattctttttctctttccacgcgctgacttcaagtgttcggagacacaagctcacctcctgttttctgcaagaaaatctctctttgttttaagttttggcgtgCAGGTAATCCGTggccggcagtgttctgaattctgagctcggattgtccagtgaacgcatctcagttccctcttttttctttctcactgattAATGTCCGTCTTTTCTCCTTTATTAAACTCTGCTGATGTTGATAAGTTTCACTTCTCATGCAGACGGGGACAGGTCTGTCAGACTTCCTGGAATGTCCAGGGCATTGAGCTGTCACTCAAAAACTCATTAGCCAATGGGGACGCATTCCTCAAAAAGCCCACCCACTCAAGAGGTTTGTGACagaatcacaaacaaaaagtcagacaGCGCAAACGAGAAAGCTGACAGAGAGCAAAAGTCTgatcagtgagaaagaaaaaagagggaaCTCTAAACAAAAGGACTGATGATAAGAAAAGTAAAAGGACGATTATTTACACGActacacaaatattttaattgcaagtatttgtttttgcttcagtgAGATTATATCTCTCAAagtcttattttttgtttgcaattgaagaagttttgtttgatttttttggcacAAATATGATTCCATAAAAAAGCTCAAAAAATGAAgctgtttgcacttcctgtcgttgcttcctcctctctctctctctcctcgctcatgttattcttactctctgatgtccaTCACTTTGGATTAAAGCATCTGATACATGAGTTGAAGAAATGTAGATTTAAATATATGAAGTCCATAGAACATGTCAGCTTGGATATTTTATGTTGACCTGCTGtacttttatttagtttaatcaactttaaatcttttttttaatttttttttttactgtgaaacaAGTTCATTAAGTCTGATAGAAGTCTAAGTCAAGGTTCAGATGTCAGAGAATGAGGTGTACTCACATACAACTGGACCGCTGAGTGCTGAATAGTTTCAGATAAACTTTCACGTATAAACGGATAAACACCGAGCCTCTAATTCAAATAGTGAAAGCTGTCTGTAGAGGTTTTCCTGACAGAAAGATGCTGTGGATCAGTTTCTCACATTGTTCAGAGCCTTCTTGTGAAGCTGAACTACTTAACACCAAGAGACAgattgagcacacattttctgaaaagtggagcaggcaaaaggcagagaggatggactatTCTCATCAATTGGGGGGTtagtagacagactagagacacatgggGAAGTGTGTTTTAGAGAATAGGtgccttttaatgtttgtaaCATGCATGGCACAAGTTGGTGTAATGCTTTTAGTAAATACTGTACCAGGTAAATACAGAGTGTTGGAcctcagccatgtgtgctggacaaaggactcaggccg
Coding sequences within:
- the LOC132978392 gene encoding uncharacterized protein LOC132978392, whose product is MDSEAGETMEVVALGRPFSLGMLYDCRRDLLVPGITLWDCDDLKKDVRERPQNYNEFEIVASDSIEDKSSALDVKASLKASLLGGLVEVGGSAKYLNDSKTSKNQARVTLKYKATTKVRELSMNHLGRGNVKHSYVFDKGIATHVVTAILYGAQAFFVFDREVSQKEDQQDIEGNLKLAIKKIPCLPIEGDGSLKMEENEKASVEKLSCSFFGDFCLQKMPTSFQEAVEVYQSLPELLGANGENAVPMKVWLLPLTTLDSSAAKLVRQISESLVQDSQNVQEDLNELEMRCNEALRTTTAQQFPQISKKMKTFQSMCSEFKLEFRQTLAKRLPSIRGGGEEEAVLADVLRKIHPSPFNSENLNEWMNCKEREIDTLLSLTDEMKNTKVVPSQNDLYKESLRTEHAVCFVFTSLGINEPYLSALSNYLSQTPEPDNPQDPHTQDVEKEQWYASTEVAESMWKKAKLFNDFAEANQENKNVKFLSVGITNETQKGLSIYLHKKNRLVTENFEPPSKPETVTVRDVNHNSVTLKIDPPKFGSESITSYSVEYCVSGEEGWKQQTASKPEDVTVGDLSPNTEYKIRCRAVTSVGVGPANHVSGSIKTLTCSPPGKPEVIPNSSEISVSWEKPATLGQDVHILSYIVEYAETKGLQWKQMITGADETIISELQSETEYVVRVRCDCGAAGRSKESITVKVCTTKTNPVAEKLKKKSKRINYASPSVYKLPLEKEEMNIDGCRRFNFGKESTTQNHTIMLVGATGSGKSTLINEMINYIVGVNWEDDFRCKLIEEDESRSQGESQTSEVTVYKINHQEGFKIDYSVTVIDTPGFGDTRGIERDREITDQLRNLFSSQRGVSEIDAVCFVAQASLARLTASQKYVFDSGLSIFGKDIADNIKVLVTFADDQCPPVLEAIKAADVPCPKTEDGLPIDFKFNNSALFVENKSSAKGMRGGVRSFNEVFWNMGTESMKRFFDALNVMKSKSLTLTKEVLGERYQLEKLQERVKVGLAKLQDIKKTEEKLKEYNSLGEAWIGKLKAKHDNAQAEVKELISGSAKCLNRLKEIALRPDPLSYPEYIDMLIEGEKSEAKPGWHKRVQSLMKIREQAEIIAKVGRGEAPHI